One Augochlora pura isolate Apur16 chromosome 10, APUR_v2.2.1, whole genome shotgun sequence DNA window includes the following coding sequences:
- the LOC144475567 gene encoding uncharacterized protein LOC144475567: protein MNKMLLLVFVVLVTITETTKGIRGKERELSWKNSMSDKSIARIDPERVNKGFDMIVRGVNVLGRLDNFISDRTKDIVRKLHAMYHEDHKNARNNFNRH from the exons ATGAACAAAATGTTGCTGCTAGTGTTTGTCGTTTTAGTG ACGATTACGGAGACCACCAAAGGAATACGTGGGAAGGAACGGGAACTGTCCTGGAAAAATAGCATGTCCGATAAATCGATCGCTCGTATCGATCCAGAAAGAGTGAACAAAGGTTTCGATATGATAGTTCGAGGTGTGAACGTGCTGGGTCGATTAGACAATTTCATCTCTGATAGAACGAAAGATATCGTTCGGAAACTGCACGCGATGTACCACGAGGACCACAAAAATgcacgaaataatttcaatcgacattga
- the LOC144475566 gene encoding uncharacterized protein LOC144475566 produces the protein MARLLFTAFLMVCLFYVFQAIPMPDDPQAAPTTPNSLDNIADQVKKAWNSASDTLNQKMGEWMNESNFNDAIDKAKTLLNQAGDHIRKEAEKIGEKLHD, from the exons ATGGCACGACTTTTATTTACGGCCTTCTTAATGGTCTGCTTGTTCTACGTCTTCCAg GCGATCCCTATGCCGGACGATCCGCAAGCAGCCCCAACAACGCCCAACAGTTTGGATAACATTGCGGACCAGGTGAAGAAAGCTTGGAACAGCGCATCCGACACGTTGAACCAAAAAATGGGCGAATGGATGAACGAGAGCAACTTCAACGATGCCATCGACAAAGCAAAAACACTGTTGAACCAAGCTGGCGACCATATCCGCAAGGAAGCTGAAAAGATTGGTGAAAAGCTCCACGACTAA
- the LOC144475565 gene encoding uncharacterized protein LOC144475565, with translation MQSRKSRMLIWLLIGVCFRHCHSLVYDRPKIVTYGEPCVASRQLQLPVTIEGPKPPVEDQKIPLSLDLKVVSDMYAQPRSRRIEYPIAVDIPYLKTTTLSKEEIIQNEDTLRGKTYAYDTYLPPVGDTVSFLPSKKYNFQVNVPVSIKEITSNPSAPKYVERLKGLTTRVDRVLLPACEVSQSRGC, from the exons ATGCAATCAAGAAAATCGAGAATGTTGATCTGGTTGCTAATCGGAGTTTGTTTTAGACACTGTCACAGCCTTGTCTACGACAGACCGAAAATAGTGACGTACGGCGAACCGTGTGTCGCTTCGCGCCAGCTACAGTTACCAGTCACGATCGAG GGGCCGAAACCACCTGTGGAAGACCAGAAGATCCCGTTGTCGTTGGATCTAAAAGTTGTTTCGGACATGTACGCACAACCTCGTTCACGTCGCATCGAATACCCAATCGCCGTAGATATACCTTACCTAAAAACTACAACATTGTCAAAGGAAGAAATCATCCAGAACGAAGATACCCTGCGAGGAAAAACGTACGCGTACGATACGTATCTTCCACCTGTCGGCGATACTGTCTCGTTCCTCCCgtcgaaaaaatataatttccaagTTAACGTTCCAGTTTCCATCAAAGA AATCACATCCAATCCGTCTGCACCCAAATACGTTGAACGATTGAAAGGACTCACCACGCGAGTCGACAGGGTACTTCTTCCAGCTTGCGAAGTTTCGCAGTCGCGCGGATGTTAA
- the LOC144475563 gene encoding splicing factor ESS-2 homolog produces MNSPGSQALETAKNMKDVEIFKKPCGIVKRYRRLQPKILDEDTYVRKMGEIIQRDFFPHLDKLQAQNQYLDALEQNDVKRMRELYEKYSSGRPTTERPASPATFETPMNKTESEDEQLKSLKTPKEVPTVDNTKEKENEKDKEECKSGLDVYLSSHTSEDNASFEEMMVEAERRLKLKFAWLYEAEKTSKALTNDRIKDILAIENGDRKPNQLDTWSYKNKNYIMYVPDGVELTPDERIDLAKKKQIVVHENTRLRTNPFNEQQNKETINELAKNQSKANDGKIGVDGKEIVRNPTPRVNGFSFVATPSPRPGECESPLMTWGQIEGTPFRLDGGDTPLLRTSQGPSFRMAEPPKREQLALQLAEKAGERHRDRKTKALEAARRSLATPSPRSTIDRLSTMSPAARRLATQKLRIASTPTPRRTLSSRTPSIGIRTPGTPRIHAPLKPENRLDIENNSTRSQEPVLTDNLLNLPLQRQRAADFFNK; encoded by the exons ATGAATTCTCCAGGATCTCAGGCTCTGGAGACagctaaaaatatgaaagacgtggaaatatttaaaaaaccttGTGGAATTGTTAAACGATATAGAAGGTTACAGCCGAAAATTTTAGACGAAGACACGTATGTAAGAAAAATGGGAGAAATAATTCAGAGAGACTTTTTTCCTCATCTGGATAAGCTTCAAGCTCAGAATCAGTATTTAGACGCATTGGAACAAAATGATGTGAAAAGAATGAGAGAGCTTTATGAGAAATACAGTTCTGGTCGTCCCACAACAGAGAGACCAGCTAGTCCTGCTACTTTCGAAACACCCATGAATAAAACAGAATCCGAGGATGAACAGTTGAAATCTTTAAAAACGCCTAAAGAAGTTCCCACTGTGGAcaatacaaaagaaaaagaaaatgagaaagataaagaggAATGCAAGAGTGGATTAGATGTTTATTTAAGTTCACATACTAGCGAGGACAATGCGAGTTTTGAAGAGATGATGGTAGAGGCAGAGAGGAGACTCAAGTTGAAATTCGCTTGGCTCTATGAGGCGGAAAAGACATCAAAAGCGTTGACGAACGACAGAATCAAAGACATCTTGGCAATAGAAAACGGTGATAGGAAGCCAAACCAATTGGACACTTGGagttataaaaacaaaaattatatcatgTATGTTCCTGATGGAGTTGAATTAACTCCGGATGAAAGGATCGATTTGGCCAAGAAAAAACAAATAGTAGTACACGAAAATACAAGACTTCGAACGAATCCATTCAACGaacaacaaaataaagaaaccaTTAACGAATTAGCGAAAAATCAATCGAAAGCCAATGATGGAAAAATTGGAGTAGATGGCAAGGAAATCGTTAGGAACCCTACTCCCAGGGTGAACGGTTTCAGCTTCGTGGCAACTCCGAGTCCAAGACCCGGAGAATGCGAAAGTCCTTTGATGACGTGGGGTCAAATAGAGGGTACGCCGTTTAGATTGGACGGTGGGGATACACCTTTATTGCGAACAAGTCAAGGACCGTCGTTTCGAATGGCAGAACCGCCGAAAAGGGAACAACTGGCCCTACAGCTAGCAGAAAAAGCAGGAGAAAGACACAGGGACAGGAAAACTAAAGCGCTGGAAGCAGCTAGAAGATCGCTTGCGAC GCCATCGCCAAGATCGACCATAGATCGTTTGAGTACCATGTCTCCGGCGGCTAGAAGATTAGCTACGCAAAAACTTCGTATAGCGAGTACACCGACCCCACGAAGAACCCTGTCATCGAGGACACCATCGATAGGCATTAGAACACCGGGCACACCGAGGATACACGCACCATTGAAACCAGAAAATCGTCTTGACATCGAAAACAATAGCACTCGATCGCAAGAACCGGTTCTCACCGATAATCTGTTGAATCTGCCGCTCCAGAGACAAAGAGCAGCTGATTTCttcaacaaataa
- the A4 gene encoding apolipophorin-III-like protein has translation MKSIIAIALALAVVVTEARVAPATETASTNTQGSDGNQLTDLINQAQNNINSITKQIQEKLNLPDQDTLLKTVKEQTTGFAANFETFLKNVTAEIQSKSPELESVWNDVKGKITKGLDEVTSGNAKQQLADLEAKFKQGVQTVLSESDKTAKTLNQHSSKIQEEIAKFTKQAVDITVEATQNLNNLLQQTAASTKKE, from the exons atgaagagcATCATCGCAATCGCGTTAGCATTGGCAGTTGTGGTTACGGAAGCTAGAGTCGCGCCGGCTACCGAGACCGCATCCACAAACACCCAAGGATCTGATGGGAATCAATTAACCGATCTTATTAATCAAGCACAAAACAACATCAACAGTATCACTAAACAAATCCAAGAGAAACTAAACCTGCCTGATCAAGACACCCTCCTCAAAACCGTTAAGGAACAAACAACCGGCTTCGCGGCGAATTTTGAAACGTTCTTGAAGAACGTTACAGCAGAG ATTCAAAGTAAGAGTCCCGAGTTGGAATCCGTATGGAACGACGTGAAAGGGAAAATCACTAAAGGTCTGGATGAAGTTACCAGTGGAAACGCGAAGCAACAACTAGCCGATTTGGAGGCGAAATTCAAACAAGGTGTACAGACAGTGCTCTCAGAATCCGATAAAACAGCAAAGACTTTGAATCAGCATTCGAGCAAGATCCAGGAGGAGATCGCCAAGTTTACGAAACAGGCGGTCGATATTACCGTAGAAGCAAcacaaaatttaaacaatctgCTTCAGCAAACCGCTGCTTCTACCAAAAAGGAGTAA
- the LOC144475562 gene encoding uncharacterized protein LOC144475562, which yields MRSTTLFNAFVLTVACSLLVQELQATCTCGNLGSGTNPCTCSDTVVKAAKLPKPTFFATPEDINDAAAVRNSIVIPNTPSLNGYANSQSTGNFNSLLYTNNANTNAYISSKSDTVAYSNTDSGLNAYSSDNSNTYSDGSSIAYNSNGAISYSSSDSDVLSNSNSNSDTITITSSNSPVITSDSLVKSDSGCGCSKQISETLDVDESSDSNINIVPSFTPIGDLCYPLPIDSRSGKLIEKTRVIPAYPGQIICNTCNPAAPYEICINTHSGETTTRMLNGATSDSSSSVFGIPSTSTFDNSGFKLGSLGNINSGTFGGPSSAFSTTKSGSLGNGKFSGSASGPFGGFGAPRLGLFGNRNSGVFGRSQLGKYSSSNLGTFGQNIQSGSSVYNSVPSSIYTGSSPLLNVSPTPCGRTTVLGSGFDDDETIDDGPTDYSYPQVPADAVSLTLAYKNLRAPNVIYRQGKQFVPEDKLSFGHRTVPNDVKNEKKIVDIAEEKLVTVDKPVVELKIAPPRTVVIGSYDEREEAKLAELEAIERESITQEEVVDQGTEGLLTYRDLGYAPVGSIYANSRSYSGIINGESDDSMEEPCGSLGPPVPGYIPGSVIVQQGVIKDKFANSPIGDIIDKRLVVGCAN from the exons ATGAGGTCGACTACTTTATTCAACGCTTTCGTTCTGACGGTAGCGTGCTCGTTGCTTGTTCAGGAGTTACAGGCAACATGCACATGTGGAAATTTAGGATCag gtACGAACCCCTGCACCTGCAGCGACACGGTCGTAAAAGCCGCAAAATTGCCGAAACCAACGTTCTTCGCAACCCCCGAAGATATTAACGATGCTGCAGCTGTGAGGAACAGTATAGTCATACCGAATACTCCATCTCTAAATGGTTACGCTAATTCGCAAAGCACCGGCAACTTTAATTCTCTTCTATATACTAATAATGCCAACACTAACGCCTACATCAGCAGTAAAAGCGATACCGTCGCGTATAGTAACACCGACAGTGGCTTGAACGCATACAGCAGCGACAATTCCAATACGTATAGCGACGGTAGTTCAATTGCATATAACAGCAACGGTGCTATCTCATACAGCAGCAGCGATTCCGATGTGCTTAGCAACAGCAATAGCAACAGCGACACAATTACAATTACCAGCAGCAATTCGCCCGTTATTACCTCCGACAGTCTTGTCAAAAGTGATTCCGGCTGTGGCTGCAGCAAACAAATCTCGGAAACTTTGGATGTTGACGAATCATCAGATTCGAATATCAATATTGTACCCAG TTTTACACCAATTGGCGACTTGTGCTACCCGCTTCCGATCGATTCTCGCAGTGGCAAACTAATTGAAAAAACTAGAGTGATTCCAGCCTATCCGGGACAAATTATTTGCAACACCTGCAATCCTGCGGCACCgtatgaaatttgtataaatacgCACAGCGGAGAAACTACCACTAGAATGCTGAATGGTGCAACGAGCGATTCCAGTTCTTCAGTGTTTGGAATACCGAGCACCAGCACATTTGACAATTCAGGATTCAAATTAGGATCGCTGGGAAACATAAATTCCGGAACATTCGGCGGACCATCTTCCGCTTTTAGTACAACCAAATCAGGATCACTTGGAAACGGAAAATTCAGTGGATCGGCTTCCGGTCCATTTGGCGGATTTGGTGCACCGAGATTGGGATTGTttggaaatagaaattctgGAGTATTTGGTAGATCTCAATTAGGAAAGTATAGTAGCTCGAACCTCGGAACTTTCGGTCAAAACATTCAGTCGGGCTCATCCGTATACAACAGCGTACCCTCTTCGATTTATACTGGTTCAAGCCCGCTTTTGAATGTTTCTCCAACGCCATGTGGAAGAACAACTGTTCTAGGTAGCGGTTTCGACGATGATGAAACCATAG ACGATGGTCCAACAGATTACTCGTACCCGCAAGTACCAGCTGATGCGGTGTCTCTTACCCTGGCATATAAAAATCTTCGAGCCCCAAACGTAATTTACAGACAAGGAAAACAATTTGTACCGGAAGATAAGTTATCGTTTGGCCACCGTACGGTTCCAAACGAcgtgaaaaatgagaaaaaaatagTAGATATTGCAGAAGAGAAACTCGTCACTGTCGACAAGCCTGTAGTTGAATTAAAGATTGCACCTCCTAGGACCGTCGTAATTGGTTCTTACGACGAACGGGAAGAGGCAAAACTCGCCGAACTCGAAGCGATCGAACGCGAGAGTATAACACAAGAAGAGGTCGTCGATCAAGGCACGGAAGGTTTGCTCACCTACAG AGATCTAGGCTATGCGCCAGTAGGTTCGATTTATGCTAACTCCAGAAGCTACAGTGGCATAATCAACGGGGAAAGTGACGACAGCATGGAAGAACCGTGCGGTTCTTTAGGTCCACCGGTACCAGGTTATATTCCGGGCTCGGTGATTGTTCAGCAAGGAGTCATCAAAGATAAATTTGCGAATTCTCCTATCGGAGACATTATTGACAAGAGGCTCGTAGTAGGATGTGCGAACTga